In Clostridia bacterium, one DNA window encodes the following:
- a CDS encoding IreB family regulatory phosphoprotein, producing the protein MNDPTIQFRIRSNDSDEMKKLLKQIYAALESKGYNPINQLVGYILSEDPTYITTHDNARSLIRRIDRDELLQEMLKVYLELK; encoded by the coding sequence ATGAACGACCCTACCATTCAATTCAGGATCAGATCGAACGATTCCGACGAGATGAAAAAGCTGCTCAAGCAGATCTACGCCGCGCTTGAGTCGAAGGGGTATAACCCGATCAATCAGCTCGTGGGGTACATTCTCTCCGAGGACCCCACCTACATCACCACCCACGACAACGCCCGCAGCCTTATCCGCAGGATAGACCGCGACGAGCTCCTTCAGGAAATGCTGAAGGTGTATCTCGAGCTGAAATGA
- a CDS encoding phenylalanine--tRNA ligase subunit beta, whose product MKLSKKWLNDYVEIDVPEREYAERMTMSGSKVEGWEETCGELSRVVVGRVLSVDKHPDADKLVVCKVDAGEAEPIQIVTAATNVFPGAAVPVALHKSVLHGGKTIERGKLRGVVSDGMFCSVAELGVTVHDFPTAIEDGILIIDEDEYDAVPGTDIREALGLDDTVVEFEITSNRPDCLSVIGLARETAATFGLDITYPYVDAGEYAGDDVNKYISVEVRDADLCPRYSAAVVRDIKIAPSPRWMRERLRASGVRPINNIVDITNFVMLEYGQPMHAFDRSTLKEGRIVVRRVADGESITTLDGGEHPLDRDTLVIADGERPVALAGVMGGENTEIRDTTETVVFESANFDGAAVRIAAKKAGLRTDSSARFEKGLDSRNTLPALVRALQLVETLGAGTVVGGIIDVDNANYAPRRLKLDAGWINGFLGTDIPVDRMRDILSDIDFDIDGDEIIVPSFRADVECEADVAEEIARFFGYNNIGDTMMKGEASSHGYTDAEIFRKRLHTSAVSLGLFEIMTYSFISPKYYDKIRLPIDSPLRNCMKISNPLGEDTSVMRTTMIPSALEVVARNCSRGVVEGKLYEEGTVYIPTEEGKLPLEQKRFTVTVFGENAEFFAVKGMLEALFADIGVGEVKFAAKSDDPTFHPGRCAVITKGGNVLGVMGQIHPVTAQNWEIAVPVFVADLDEELMRTLRKPITDYKRLPKYPAITRDLALVCDESVAAGDLSDIISAAGGSIVESVRLFDVYRGKGVEGGKKSMAYSVVLRAADHTLTDAEAEAAVARILKKLEAAGATLRS is encoded by the coding sequence ATGAAGCTTTCAAAGAAATGGCTCAACGATTACGTTGAAATAGACGTGCCCGAGAGGGAATACGCCGAAAGGATGACCATGAGCGGCTCCAAGGTCGAGGGCTGGGAAGAGACCTGCGGCGAGCTCAGCCGCGTCGTAGTCGGCAGAGTGCTCTCCGTCGACAAGCACCCGGACGCCGACAAGCTCGTCGTCTGCAAGGTGGACGCCGGCGAAGCGGAGCCGATACAGATCGTCACCGCCGCCACGAACGTGTTCCCCGGCGCCGCCGTTCCGGTCGCGCTGCACAAGTCCGTGCTTCACGGCGGCAAGACCATCGAACGCGGCAAGCTGCGCGGAGTCGTCAGCGACGGAATGTTCTGCTCCGTCGCGGAGCTGGGCGTCACCGTCCACGATTTCCCGACCGCGATCGAAGACGGCATACTTATTATTGATGAAGACGAATACGACGCCGTTCCCGGAACGGATATCAGAGAAGCTCTCGGTCTTGACGATACCGTCGTCGAGTTCGAGATAACCTCCAACCGTCCCGACTGCCTGTCGGTCATCGGCCTCGCGCGCGAGACCGCCGCGACCTTCGGCCTTGACATCACCTATCCTTACGTCGACGCGGGCGAATACGCCGGCGACGACGTGAATAAGTATATCTCGGTTGAAGTCCGCGACGCCGATCTCTGCCCGCGCTACTCCGCGGCGGTGGTCAGGGACATCAAGATCGCGCCCTCGCCACGCTGGATGCGCGAACGCCTCCGCGCGAGCGGCGTGCGCCCGATAAACAACATAGTCGACATAACGAACTTCGTCATGCTCGAATACGGCCAGCCGATGCACGCCTTCGACCGCTCCACGCTGAAGGAAGGCCGCATCGTCGTCCGCCGCGTCGCCGACGGCGAAAGCATCACCACGCTCGACGGCGGCGAACACCCGCTCGACCGCGACACCCTCGTGATCGCGGACGGCGAACGCCCCGTCGCGCTCGCCGGAGTCATGGGCGGCGAAAACACCGAGATCCGCGACACGACCGAAACGGTCGTCTTCGAGTCCGCGAACTTCGACGGCGCCGCCGTCCGCATCGCGGCGAAGAAGGCGGGGCTTCGCACAGACTCCTCCGCCCGCTTCGAGAAGGGGCTTGACAGCCGCAATACGCTGCCCGCGCTCGTCCGCGCGCTCCAGCTCGTCGAAACGCTCGGCGCAGGCACCGTCGTGGGCGGCATAATCGACGTCGATAACGCGAACTACGCGCCGCGCCGGCTGAAGCTTGACGCCGGCTGGATCAACGGCTTCCTCGGCACCGATATCCCCGTCGACCGTATGCGCGACATCCTCTCGGATATCGACTTCGATATCGACGGCGACGAGATAATCGTCCCGTCCTTCCGCGCCGACGTGGAATGCGAAGCTGACGTCGCCGAGGAGATCGCGAGATTTTTCGGTTACAATAATATAGGCGACACCATGATGAAGGGCGAGGCGTCCTCCCACGGCTACACCGACGCGGAGATTTTCCGCAAGCGCCTGCATACGTCCGCCGTATCGCTGGGGCTCTTCGAGATAATGACCTACTCCTTCATCAGCCCCAAGTATTACGATAAGATCAGACTGCCGATAGACAGCCCGCTGAGAAACTGCATGAAGATCAGCAACCCGCTGGGCGAAGACACCTCCGTCATGCGCACGACGATGATACCCTCCGCGCTGGAGGTCGTCGCCCGCAACTGCTCGCGCGGAGTCGTCGAGGGAAAGCTTTACGAAGAGGGCACGGTATACATCCCCACCGAAGAGGGCAAGCTCCCGCTGGAGCAGAAGCGCTTCACCGTCACCGTCTTCGGCGAGAACGCGGAATTCTTCGCCGTCAAGGGCATGCTGGAAGCGCTCTTCGCCGATATCGGCGTGGGCGAGGTGAAGTTCGCCGCGAAGTCGGACGATCCGACCTTCCATCCCGGCCGCTGCGCCGTTATAACGAAGGGCGGGAACGTCCTCGGCGTTATGGGGCAGATACACCCCGTCACCGCGCAGAACTGGGAGATCGCCGTTCCCGTCTTCGTCGCGGATCTTGACGAGGAGCTTATGCGCACTCTGCGCAAGCCGATAACCGACTATAAGCGCCTGCCGAAATACCCGGCGATCACCCGCGACCTCGCGCTCGTCTGCGACGAGAGCGTCGCCGCCGGAGACCTTTCGGATATCATTTCCGCCGCCGGCGGAAGCATCGTCGAGAGCGTACGCCTCTTCGACGTCTACCGCGGCAAGGGTGTCGAGGGCGGCAAGAAGAGCATGGCTTACAGCGTCGTGCTCCGCGCCGCCGACCACACGCTGACCGACGCCGAGGCGGAAGCCGCCGTCGCGAGGATACTCAAAAAGCTCGAAGCCGCGGGCGCGACTCTGCGCTCTTGA
- the pheS gene encoding phenylalanine--tRNA ligase subunit alpha yields the protein MKEKLLKLQAEAMAKITSASQPESLEAARLEYLGKKGELTQVLRGMGEVAPDERPAMGQLVNSVRETVEAAIDLRRRELSSKIMEARLAQEKVDVTMPGEPVVTGRRHPLNTVLGEMIDIFTKMGFDIAEGPEVEYDYYNFEALNIPKNHPARDTQDTFYFTDNVLLRTQTSSVQIRVMEKQKPPIRIVAPGRVYRSDAVDATHSPLFHQMEGLVVDKGITMADLKGTLENLAKMMYGEDAVCRFRPHHFPFTEPSAEMDVQCFACKGEGCRLCKGEGWIEVLGAGMVHPKVLRTCGIDPDVYSGFAFGIGLERVTMRRYNIDDLRLLYENDLRFLGQF from the coding sequence ATGAAGGAAAAACTTCTCAAACTGCAAGCTGAGGCGATGGCGAAGATAACCTCCGCCTCCCAGCCCGAATCGCTCGAAGCCGCCCGCCTTGAATATCTCGGCAAAAAGGGCGAGCTGACGCAGGTGCTGCGCGGAATGGGCGAAGTCGCGCCCGATGAGCGTCCCGCGATGGGGCAGCTCGTCAACTCCGTGCGCGAAACCGTCGAAGCGGCGATAGACCTTCGCCGCCGCGAACTTTCGTCTAAAATAATGGAAGCCCGTCTGGCGCAGGAAAAGGTCGACGTGACCATGCCGGGCGAACCGGTCGTAACAGGCAGAAGACATCCGCTGAACACCGTGCTCGGCGAGATGATAGACATATTCACCAAGATGGGCTTCGACATCGCCGAAGGCCCCGAGGTGGAGTACGATTATTACAACTTCGAGGCACTGAACATCCCGAAGAACCACCCCGCGCGCGACACGCAGGACACCTTCTACTTCACGGATAACGTCCTGCTGCGCACCCAGACTTCGTCCGTTCAGATACGCGTCATGGAGAAGCAGAAGCCGCCTATCCGCATCGTCGCCCCGGGACGCGTTTACCGTTCCGACGCCGTCGACGCGACCCATTCGCCGCTGTTTCACCAGATGGAAGGCCTCGTCGTCGACAAGGGGATCACGATGGCCGATCTGAAGGGCACGCTCGAGAACCTCGCCAAGATGATGTACGGCGAGGACGCGGTTTGCCGCTTCCGTCCGCATCACTTCCCGTTCACCGAGCCGTCCGCAGAGATGGACGTGCAGTGCTTCGCCTGCAAGGGCGAGGGCTGCCGCCTCTGCAAGGGCGAGGGCTGGATCGAAGTCCTCGGCGCGGGCATGGTGCATCCGAAGGTGCTTCGCACCTGCGGCATCGATCCGGACGTCTACTCCGGCTTCGCGTTCGGCATCGGGCTTGAGCGCGTTACGATGCGCCGCTACAACATCGACGACCTGCGCCTGCTTTATGAAAACGATCTTCGTTTTCTCGGCCAGTTTTAA